Genomic segment of Umezawaea sp. Da 62-37:
CAAGGGGATCGAGGGCGTCACCGTCGTGCTGGACGCCGTCGGCGGAACGCTCGGGCGGACCGCGTTCGAACTGCTCGTGCCCGGCGGCAGGCTGGTCCTGTTCGGCTGGGCGCTGGGCACCGAGCCGACGAAGTTCACCGGCGACGACCTGTTCGCCCGCAGCCTCTCGGCGTCCGTCGTCCTCGGGCCGACCATGCTCCGGCGGCTGCGCGAGTTCGAGGAGAGGTCGCTGGCCGCGGCGGCGTCCGGCAGGCTCACGCCGGTCACCTCGACGTTCCCGCTGGCCGAGGCGGCGAAGGCCCACCGGGCGCTGGAGAACCGGGAGACCGTGGGGAAGGTCGTGCTGAAGCCGTGAGACGCGGTGTCGCGCCCCGTCCCCCCTGCGGAGACGGCGCGCGACACCGAGCCCCCGCGCCGAAGCGCGGATACCGCACGAACCGCACCCCCTGCGGAAGCGGCGCGCACGTGGTCCGTGCCCGGTGTCACCACCCGGCACGACGGCCGGACCTAGACCGGTACCGTGACGAACTTCTTGCCGTCGAAGTTCACGACCTCGACCGCTGCCACGTCGTCCGGGGCTATCAGAGCCGAACCGTCGAGGTTCGTGCCCTCGCTCTCCCCGGTCTTGGACACCAGCCAGCTCCCAATCTCCTCGCGGTGGCCGTCCTTGGCCACGACGAACAACCGGCACTTCTCGTTCTGCGGGATCCCACCGATGGCCGCGTTGACCCGCACCCATCCCGCTGCGGGTTTGACCTGGACGGACATCACGGCGCCGGTGTCGGGGTCGGTGAACGACGACACCTTGGTGCCCGCGGGCGGGTTGGCCGTCGAGGTGACGGGCGCGGGCAGTGCTTCCTCCTGCGGGGCCGTGCTGCGGCCGACGACGACGCCGCTGCCGAGGACGACCGCGATGACGACGGCCGCGGCCGCGCCGAGCGCGAACTGCCTGCGGCGGACGGCGCCGCCGCGTTCGGTGCGCATCTGCCGGAGCGTGCGCTGGAGCAGGAGGTCACCGCCCTCGGGCGGACCGTCGAGGAGCGCTTCCGGTGGGACGTCACCGAGCGACGCCTCCACGGCGCGGAGGTCGTCCAGTTCGGCCCGGCATTCGGGGCAGGTGGAGAGGTGGTCCTCCACGGCCCGCACCTCCTGCTCGTCGAGGGCTCCCAGCACGTAGGCGCCAAGCAGTTGTTGGTCGTGCCGCGTGGTCATCCGGCCACCCCCTTCAAGGCCACCTGTTGTCCGGCGAACGTTTCGCGCAGCGCGCGCAACGCGTAGTGCGATCGGGACTTCACCGTGCCCGGCGGCACGCCGAGGGCTTCGGCCGCCTCCGTCACGCTGCGCCCGTTGAAGTAGATCTCGCGCAGGACGTCGCGGTGGTCGGAGGAGAGCTGGTCGAGGGCTTCGAGCACGACGACCGAGTTCACCACCGAGTCCGCGTGGTCGCGCTGGATCGGGGGCGTCGTGGGCGACTCGGCGACCTCCTGGGGCCGTGCCGCCTTCGCCCTGATCCGGTCGGTCACGATGTTGCGCGTCACGGTGAGCAGCCAGCCGCGCACCGAACCCTTGCCGTTGACGAGCGCGTCGGGGTGGCGCCAGGCTCGGAGGAGGGTCTCCTGGACCACGTCCTCGGCAGCCGCCCGGTCGCCGGTCAACCGCGTCGCGTAGGCAAGCAGAGCCCGACCGTGCTCTTCGTAGAGCGATCGGATCAGCGCCTCGTCGGCCGCGGCCTCCCGTTTGCGGGACCACAGTGCCGCCATCCACCCACTCCTCTCATCAACTGATTACCGCACAAACGGCCCCAGGGCCGATCCGGTTCACGAACCGGCCAACAATTTTCAGCCGCAGGCACGGCCCTCGTTGAGACAGGCCGCCACCTGGGCCATCAGCGCCGCGGGGAACGCGTTGACGAACATCGCGTGGTCCGTGATCGGGTCGCGGTGCTCGTCGGGGAAGCTGTCGACCGCGAACGGCCTGCCCTCGGGCACGTCGTAGGTCACCACCAGGCGCAGCGCGGGAACGGGGAACGTCGCCTTCGGGCACACGCCGTCCGCGGAGGCGAAGGCGACGTGGTCGCGGTGCGACGCGCTGTCCGCGTTGCGACCGTCCCAGCAGTTCGGGAAGTCGAACGTGCGGACCACCTTGCTGCCCGCCGGGCAGCGCGGGTACTTCATCGTCGTGCGCCCCTCGAACCCGGTGCAGCCCCACTTGGCGTTGGCGTTCAGGCCGTCGCTCGTCGCGGCGGACGGGTTGCCGGTGATCATCCGCAGGAACCGGGGCATCGGCACGACCGCGCTGGTCGGACTGCCGCCGAACACGACGGCCACCGAATCCGGCGGCAGCACCTCACCGGTGTTGCCGTGCACCCCTCCGCCTTCCGCGTGGTCGTCGTGCCCCACCACGTCGGTCAGCCGCAGCACCGGCCAGAAGTAGGCGGACAGGTCACCGCCCGCACACGTGCTCACCGCCGCGGCCAGGCTCTCCGACGTCGAGAACGCGTCCGTCGACAGGTTCCCCACGTACTCGTGCGTGTGGTGCGCCCCGAACCGCACACCCGGCGAGATGACCGCGTTGTCCGCGTTGAGGTGCCGCTCCTCGTTGCGCCCGCAGACCGACGTGAACGACCCGGTCGAGGCATCCGGCCCCAGCGCCACGGCGCCCGCCGACACCCGAACCCGCTCGATCCCGATGAACTGCCCTTCTTCCGCCGTCGTGCAGGCCGCCAGGAAGACCACGACCGCCAGCACCACCGTCCGGAACACGGCGACAGCCAACCAGCCCGCCACGTTGACGCGTCGACTACCCCCTCCACCGAACTTCGGCGAAGCTCTCCCCATGACCCCCACCTCAGCGGCCGAGACCCCCGACATCCCCCGCTTCCACCTCGCGGTCCCGGTCACCGACCTGGCCGCCGCCAGGACTTTCTACGGAACCGTCATCGGCTGCCCGGAGGGCCGGTCGAGCGACCGCTGGATCGACTGGAACCTCTACGGCCACCAGTTCGTCACCCACCTGGTCGACCGACCACCCCCCAGTGAAGCGCACAACCCCGTCGACGGCCACGACGTCCCCGTCCCCCACTTCGGCGTCCTGCTCACCGTCGACGCGTTCCACGAACTCGAGGACCGCCTGGTCGCGGCGGGCACCGAGTTCGCGATCGAGCCCTACCTCCGCTTCGCGGGCCAACCCGGCGAACAGTGGACCATGTTCTTCCGCGACCCCTCGGGCAACGCCATCGAGATCAAGGCCTTCGCCAACGACGACCAGGTCTTCGCGACGAGCTAGAACAGCCAAAGCAACCGGAACGACACCGAGCAGCGCTCGTCCTGCCGTTGGACCGCCCACCGAGCAGCGCTCGACCGCCCGTGCGGCCGGCTTGACTTGGGGTTTTCGGGCCTGCAATTCGTCGGCGGGCATCCCTACCACCTGCCCTTTTAGCCCGACTAGGCCCAAAAAGGGGCCTCAAGTCAAGCCGGCCGCAGCCGGAGACCGTGAATCCGATACCAGGTTTCGAGCCGCTGCAAAGCGATCCCCCTACCCCCTCGCTCGAACCAAAACCCGCCCATCCACCGTCTCAACGCTCACGGACCCCACATCCCCCACCGCCACCAACGCCGCCCCGTCCAACGTCACCCCTTCCCCGCCTTCCCGGTCCGCGGCCACCCAACTCCCCGCCACGAACCTCCCCCCTGCCACGTCGGTGACCACCAACCGGCACCGACTCCCCGCCGCCACACCCCCGACGTTCACCCTCAGCCTTGACCACCCCTCGGCAGGCGTGATCACAGCCGTCAGACTGGCCCCACCCGTGGCCCCGCTGACCACGACGTCACCCGACCCGGCGGTCAACTCACGCCCGATCACCACCCCGCCCGCGAGCGCCGCCGCCAGCAGGCTCGTCGACAGCACCACCGCGAGCCCCTGCCGCCGCCTGCCGTCCCGCGCCTTCTCCTGCCGCACCCGGCCGAGAGTGCGCTGCAACAACAACTCCCCGCCCTCCGGCGGCCCGTCGAGAGCGGCTTCGGGCGGCAGGTCGAACGGCGGTTCCAGGTGCATCGTCGTCTCGTTCAGCTCGGACTCCTGTGGTGGCCACGGCGGAACGCGCACGTCAGCGGACATGATCCGCGGCGGATGTCGATCCCCCGTCGCCCTCCGGCGCGACCGGCGCCGGGGTGTCGCGGACGGCTTCCGCACGGCTCGCGGCGGAACACGGCCCCTTCAGCGCGGCGGCGGCCCATTCCGAGGCGGCGCGGGCACCCGGCGCGGAGGCGGTCGGGACGCGGCTCGTGCGCATGAGTGGCTCTCCTAGACGTTCGGGACGTCCCGCGGTTCCGCGTGACCTGCAACTGGGAAACGAGCCGCCCCCGGAATCGGTTCAACGGCACCCCAATCACGAGCAATCGTCACAATTACGGTTGGATCAACACCCGTGACGATCACCATCCGCGATGTGGCACGCAAAGCGCACGTGTCGGTAGCGACGGTGTCGCGCGCACTGTCCTCGCCCGACCTCGTGCGGCCCGACACCCGATCACGCGTGCTGACCGCCGCCACCGAACTCGGCTACCACCCCAACCGCGCCGCTCGCGGCCTCATCACCGGCAAGACCGGCAACCTCGGCATCGTCGTGCCGGACCTCGACAACCCGTTCTTCACCGGTGTCCTCAAGGCCGTGCAGAAGCGGGCCGCCCAGTCCGACTACGCGGTGTTCGTCGCGAACAGCGACGAGAACCCGACGGCCGAGGCGAAGCTCGTGCAGGCCATGGCCAAGCAGGTCGACGGCCTCGTGCTGTGCTCCCCCGGCCTCACCGACGAGCAGATCACCGCCACCGCCGGCAGCACCGCCCTCGTCCTGCTCGACCACGAACTCGCGGGCGTCCCCAGCACCGTGATGGACCGGCGCGGCGGCACCAACCAGGTCTTCGCCCACCTGGCCGCTCTCGGCCACCGCCGCGTCGCCGTCCTCAACGGGACCGGCCCGTCCGTCGAACCCCTGGACGTGGTGAACCTCGGACCGTTCGCACCGCGCTACGAGGGCGGTCTCCAGGCGGCCGACCTCGCGCTGGCCGCCGATGTCACCGCGATCATGGCGCACAACGACGTCATGGCGCTCGGCGTGCTCGCCAGGCTCCGCGACCGCGGGGTGTCCGTGCCGGACGACGTGAGCGTCACCGGTTTCGACAACCTGACCTACGCGTCGCTGTCCACACCGGCGCTGACGACAGTCCGGATGCCGCTCTCCACAGCGGGGCGGACGGCGGTCGCGATGCTGCTCGAACGGCTCGACTTCCCGTGCGGCGAGGTCCCGCACGTGGTGCTGCCGACGCAGATCATCATCCGCGGGACGACGGCGCCGCCGCCGGGGAAGCGGTAGGCCTCAGCCGACCGGCACCGCGGCCTGGAAGATCCGCAGGTCGTCGACGTCGCCCAACCAGTTGGGCCCCGATCCGCCGCGGCCGACGGACAGCACACCGTCGGAGTTCCAGCCGCGCACACCGGTGGCGGCGGGCTGGGGCGCGCCATCGACGTGCAGGACGAGGGTCTCCGCCGTCGCGTCGTGGACCGCGGTGAGGTGGGTCCAGACGCCCGGTACGGCGTCCGAGGCGGACTGCGACCGCCACCGGGTGGAACCGTCCTCGGCGGGCACCTCGGCGCTCCAGCGGTACCCGTCGTAGCGCAGGACGAACGGGTCGGCGCCGGAGGGTCCGCGCTGCGCCAGGACCGTCCGCGCCGTTCCCGCCTCGGCCAGTCGAACCCACACGTCGACCGTGAACGACTGGTCGGTGTTGAGCACCGGATCGGCGCTCTCCGCGTACCCGACGCCGTCGAAGTGCCTGCCGCGGCCGTTGACGTTCGAGTCCACACCGGTGGTCAGCGCCAGGTCGTGGGCGAAACTGCTGCTGTCGTAGGCGTTCCGGCCGCCCCACTCCTGGAAGTCCCAGTCGCCGACCTTGGAGACGGCGTTCGGGTCGGTCCGCCCCGAGACCTCCGAGGCGGTCAACGGACGCGGCCACACACCGATGTCGTGCAGCTCCCCCACCCACGGGGAGGACGCCGCACCGTCGACCAGTTCCCGCGCGATCCAGAGCTGCCCGGCGGCGTCGAACGTCGAGGCGGCCACCGCGGTGGTGCCCTGGAGCGCGCCGTTCACGTGGAGGCGGACGGTTCCGGTGGTCCGGTCGTAGATGCCGGTCAGGTGCGTCCACACACCGGCGGCCGCGCCGCCGTCGGACACCGCGGTCGCCCGGACGGGAACGGCGGTGTCGGATTCCGCGACGTCGAACGCCCACTTCCGCTGCGCGGCCCGGTACCCGAGGCGGAACGCAGAGGTGTGCGCGCCCTGCTGGCTGATCACCACGTGGTCCGCGGTGGCGTCCGCGAGCCGGACCCAGCCCATGACGGTGAAGCTCGCGGCGGTGTCGAGCACGTGATCGGCCGTCGCGGTGGCCGTGCCGTCGAAACCGACGGCGGGCAGTCCACCGCGCAGCAGGCCCGGCAGGTCGCGGTCCACGCCCGCCACGGCCAGGTCGTGGGTGCCGAGCGCGTCGGTCTCCGCGGGGCCGTCGTAGAACCAGCGGGAGAGCTGGTTCGCCGGTGACACGACACCGAACTGGTACACCGTGCGCGCGGGCAGTCCGGCCCGGTCGACCGCGTCGACGTACAGGGTTTTCGCGCCACCCGAGGTCGGCGCCCAGTCGACGGAGGCGGGCGCGCCCGTGGCCGGTGCGGGGAGCACGGTCGACGGCGGGTCGGTGAACCCCCAGCGGTACTCCACGACATCGGCGGAACTCGAGAAGGTGAACGTGTCGGTGACACCGACTCCACCGCACCCCTCGGGAGCGCAGCCGGACGGCAGGTAGACACCCGCGGACACGGTGGGCGCGGCGGGTGACGTGAGGTCGACGGTGAAGCCGCACCACGCCGACGGGGGTCCGCCCGCCGTGACGCGGACCGCGTAGCGGCCCTCGGGCAGGGCGTCGGTCGCGGTGACCTGGGCGACCGTGCCCTCCGGGTGGTTCGTGAGCACCCGGCTCACCACGGCGGGGTCGTGGCCACCGTCGGCGAGGACCCCGGTCCACTCGAACACGACCGTCGACGAGTCGGCCAGGAAGCGGAACGTCGGCGTGCCGGTCGGGGTGAAGACCTCGGCGGCGCAGGACTTCCCGTCGACCGTCGGATCCGGCTCCGCGGCGTGCGCGGCCGGTGCGGCGAGCAGGCTCGCCGCGGTGAGCGCGGTGAGGCAGGCGGAGGAGAGCGTGCGGAAACCACGAGCGTGCAAGTAGAGCCCCCCGGTACTGGCGCGCGTCCCCCGACTGCGCGATCACGTTTTCGTGCAGAGCCGAGCATGCCGGGCCCGGTCCGTCCTCACCATGTGACCTGAGGCACAGCTACTCGAAGCGGACGGTGAACCTGGCGTCGCGGTCGGCCACGGAGGTCAGGACCGAGCGGATGCGGTCGAACGCCTCGGAGCCCAGCAGGCGCCTGCTGGTGGCGGAGGCGCGCCAGACGAGTTCGACGGGGCGGCTGAGGTCGGAGGAGAGGCGGCGCCACAGGGCTTCGAGGGTGGCGGTGTAGTGGGGGCCGAAGTTCAGGCGGTGCGAGAGGAGGTCGTGCAGGTCGCCCTCGGTCCTGATGGTGGTGCCGTCGACCAGCACCGTGGTGCTGCCCACTTCGACCCAGGAACGGGCCAGTTCGGTGCGGACGTCAGTGGCCAGCTGGCGCAGTTCGCGCCATTCCGACGCTTCCGCGAGCGCCTCTTCCGTCCACAGTGGAGCGGAACTCTCCGTCATGGCGTCGACGTGGGCGCCGACCAGTTCGATGAGGTTGAGCTCGTGGCGGAGCAGGAGCTTGTCGTGCCACCTGGCCTGGGCGGTGACGACGGCGTCGTCGAGTTCGAGCAGGAGTTCGTCCACGCCCACCCCGGCGTCGCGCAGGTAGCGGACCTGGTGCAGGGGGTCGGCGGCGACGGTGTCGAGCACGGCGAGGATCCAGCGGCGGAAACTCGCGAGGTCGTCTTCGGACATCTCAGCAACTCCGACCGGGGGCGTTCGGGCGCGGACCTCCGGGACGGATGTGCGTCCACGAAGGACACTCGGTCAAACTCACTCGTACGAGTTAACT
This window contains:
- a CDS encoding LamG domain-containing protein, with amino-acid sequence MHARGFRTLSSACLTALTAASLLAAPAAHAAEPDPTVDGKSCAAEVFTPTGTPTFRFLADSSTVVFEWTGVLADGGHDPAVVSRVLTNHPEGTVAQVTATDALPEGRYAVRVTAGGPPSAWCGFTVDLTSPAAPTVSAGVYLPSGCAPEGCGGVGVTDTFTFSSSADVVEYRWGFTDPPSTVLPAPATGAPASVDWAPTSGGAKTLYVDAVDRAGLPARTVYQFGVVSPANQLSRWFYDGPAETDALGTHDLAVAGVDRDLPGLLRGGLPAVGFDGTATATADHVLDTAASFTVMGWVRLADATADHVVISQQGAHTSAFRLGYRAAQRKWAFDVAESDTAVPVRATAVSDGGAAAGVWTHLTGIYDRTTGTVRLHVNGALQGTTAVAASTFDAAGQLWIARELVDGAASSPWVGELHDIGVWPRPLTASEVSGRTDPNAVSKVGDWDFQEWGGRNAYDSSSFAHDLALTTGVDSNVNGRGRHFDGVGYAESADPVLNTDQSFTVDVWVRLAEAGTARTVLAQRGPSGADPFVLRYDGYRWSAEVPAEDGSTRWRSQSASDAVPGVWTHLTAVHDATAETLVLHVDGAPQPAATGVRGWNSDGVLSVGRGGSGPNWLGDVDDLRIFQAAVPVG
- a CDS encoding anti-sigma factor; this translates as MSADVRVPPWPPQESELNETTMHLEPPFDLPPEAALDGPPEGGELLLQRTLGRVRQEKARDGRRRQGLAVVLSTSLLAAALAGGVVIGRELTAGSGDVVVSGATGGASLTAVITPAEGWSRLRVNVGGVAAGSRCRLVVTDVAGGRFVAGSWVAADREGGEGVTLDGAALVAVGDVGSVSVETVDGRVLVRARG
- a CDS encoding DUF1996 domain-containing protein, translated to MGRASPKFGGGGSRRVNVAGWLAVAVFRTVVLAVVVFLAACTTAEEGQFIGIERVRVSAGAVALGPDASTGSFTSVCGRNEERHLNADNAVISPGVRFGAHHTHEYVGNLSTDAFSTSESLAAAVSTCAGGDLSAYFWPVLRLTDVVGHDDHAEGGGVHGNTGEVLPPDSVAVVFGGSPTSAVVPMPRFLRMITGNPSAATSDGLNANAKWGCTGFEGRTTMKYPRCPAGSKVVRTFDFPNCWDGRNADSASHRDHVAFASADGVCPKATFPVPALRLVVTYDVPEGRPFAVDSFPDEHRDPITDHAMFVNAFPAALMAQVAACLNEGRACG
- a CDS encoding sigma-70 family RNA polymerase sigma factor, producing MAALWSRKREAAADEALIRSLYEEHGRALLAYATRLTGDRAAAEDVVQETLLRAWRHPDALVNGKGSVRGWLLTVTRNIVTDRIRAKAARPQEVAESPTTPPIQRDHADSVVNSVVVLEALDQLSSDHRDVLREIYFNGRSVTEAAEALGVPPGTVKSRSHYALRALRETFAGQQVALKGVAG
- a CDS encoding LacI family DNA-binding transcriptional regulator, giving the protein MARKAHVSVATVSRALSSPDLVRPDTRSRVLTAATELGYHPNRAARGLITGKTGNLGIVVPDLDNPFFTGVLKAVQKRAAQSDYAVFVANSDENPTAEAKLVQAMAKQVDGLVLCSPGLTDEQITATAGSTALVLLDHELAGVPSTVMDRRGGTNQVFAHLAALGHRRVAVLNGTGPSVEPLDVVNLGPFAPRYEGGLQAADLALAADVTAIMAHNDVMALGVLARLRDRGVSVPDDVSVTGFDNLTYASLSTPALTTVRMPLSTAGRTAVAMLLERLDFPCGEVPHVVLPTQIIIRGTTAPPPGKR
- a CDS encoding zf-HC2 domain-containing protein, with the translated sequence MTTRHDQQLLGAYVLGALDEQEVRAVEDHLSTCPECRAELDDLRAVEASLGDVPPEALLDGPPEGGDLLLQRTLRQMRTERGGAVRRRQFALGAAAAVVIAVVLGSGVVVGRSTAPQEEALPAPVTSTANPPAGTKVSSFTDPDTGAVMSVQVKPAAGWVRVNAAIGGIPQNEKCRLFVVAKDGHREEIGSWLVSKTGESEGTNLDGSALIAPDDVAAVEVVNFDGKKFVTVPV
- a CDS encoding barstar family protein, translating into MSEDDLASFRRWILAVLDTVAADPLHQVRYLRDAGVGVDELLLELDDAVVTAQARWHDKLLLRHELNLIELVGAHVDAMTESSAPLWTEEALAEASEWRELRQLATDVRTELARSWVEVGSTTVLVDGTTIRTEGDLHDLLSHRLNFGPHYTATLEALWRRLSSDLSRPVELVWRASATSRRLLGSEAFDRIRSVLTSVADRDARFTVRFE
- a CDS encoding VOC family protein encodes the protein MTPTSAAETPDIPRFHLAVPVTDLAAARTFYGTVIGCPEGRSSDRWIDWNLYGHQFVTHLVDRPPPSEAHNPVDGHDVPVPHFGVLLTVDAFHELEDRLVAAGTEFAIEPYLRFAGQPGEQWTMFFRDPSGNAIEIKAFANDDQVFATS